The following are encoded together in the Zingiber officinale cultivar Zhangliang chromosome 8A, Zo_v1.1, whole genome shotgun sequence genome:
- the LOC122007776 gene encoding protein TIFY 10c-like codes for MAARKQGKTNFAVACNLLSQCIKEKRSVTNLGLGFDTRPPGHDQGNLEAFRPPTTMRLLPGAEISGDDDGEAMELFPQRAEFHTAPEQARERGNPQLTIFYKGKLMVFDNFPPEKADDLLKLASEGNKRNQNLGQESSSSEDQNPTLESMVANSWLTAQTSLSDLPIARKASLQRFLEKRKYRINARAPYQVKDFRNGDSIQAREE; via the exons ATGGCGGCGCGGAAGCAGGGGAAGACCAACTTCGCCGTCGCCTGCAACCTCCTCAGCCAGTGCATCAAGGAGAAGAGAAGCGTCACCAATTTGGGGCTCGGATTCGATACCCGACCTCCAGGCCATGATCAAG GCAACTTGGAGGCGTTCCGGCCGCCGACCACCATGCGTCTGCTTCCGGGGGCGGAGATATCTGGAGACGACGACGGGGAGGCAATGGAGCTGTTTCCCCAGCGCGCTGAGTTCCACACTGCGCCAGAGCAGGCCAG AGAAAGAGGGAATCCCCAACTCACAATCTTCTACAAAGGGAAGCTCATGGTGTTTGACAACTTCCCTCCCGAGAAAGCCGACGATCTACTGAAGCTAGCCAGCGAGGGAAACAAGAGAAACCAAAACTTAGGTCAAGAATCCTCTTCCTCGGAAGATCAAAACCCAACATTGGAGTCCATGGTTGCTAATTCTTGGTTGACAGCCCAAACAAGTCTCTCTG ATCTTCCTATTGCTCGAAAGGCTTCGCTTCAGCGATTCCTCGAGAAGCGAAAATATCG GATCAATGCAAGAGCACCTTATCAAGTTAAAGACTTCAGGAATGGCGACTCCATTCAAGCAAGAGAAGAATAG